In the Lebetimonas natsushimae genome, one interval contains:
- a CDS encoding type III pantothenate kinase has product MNNEKLILVDIGNTNFHIWENGYIYDLKQADKLEGRVFYISVNEKKEKEFLSLNPDAVNLKEYVKFDTDYKKLGIDRIMACKTVEIGTVIDAGSAVTVDFMKKGKHLGGIIFPGIFAYKKAFATISDKLNKDFRKPDDFPISTEEALWSGSIGSIICMIEKYGIKPVYLTGGDGKYLNQFIDGIYIEDLVFKGMKQTLIENGKWRMYNEK; this is encoded by the coding sequence ATGAATAATGAAAAATTAATACTTGTGGATATAGGCAATACCAATTTTCATATATGGGAAAATGGATATATTTATGACTTAAAACAGGCTGACAAATTAGAAGGCAGGGTATTTTATATAAGCGTAAATGAAAAAAAAGAAAAAGAATTTTTAAGTTTAAATCCTGATGCGGTTAATTTAAAAGAATATGTAAAGTTTGATACAGATTATAAAAAACTGGGAATTGACAGAATAATGGCCTGTAAAACAGTTGAAATCGGAACAGTAATTGATGCAGGAAGTGCAGTAACAGTAGATTTTATGAAAAAAGGTAAGCACCTAGGAGGAATTATATTTCCGGGAATTTTTGCATATAAAAAGGCTTTTGCTACAATTTCAGATAAATTAAATAAAGATTTCAGAAAACCTGATGATTTTCCAATTTCAACTGAGGAAGCCCTGTGGAGCGGGAGTATTGGTAGTATAATTTGTATGATTGAAAAATACGGCATTAAACCTGTTTATCTCACAGGCGGAGACGGTAAATATTTAAATCAGTTTATCGACGGAATTTATATTGAGGATTTGGTTTTTAAAGGAATGAAACAGACTTTAATTGAAAATGGAAAATGGAGAATGTATAATGAAAAATAA
- the hisG gene encoding ATP phosphoribosyltransferase, which translates to MKIALPKGRIAEEVLEIFEQIFNEKFEFESRKLVFEKSGFKFMNVRNWDVATYVEKQAADIGVVGFDVITELNSDVLELFDLGLGKCRVSVAGIKGDDSYKNKTQIVVATKLVNIAKNYFNQKGIPAKIIKLNGSIELAPLVGLSDVIVDIVQTGGTLRENGMEEKEVIMYSSARLIANKNSFIEKKKEILDLLDRIKEVYKTRKK; encoded by the coding sequence ATGAAAATAGCATTGCCAAAAGGCAGGATTGCCGAAGAGGTTTTGGAAATATTTGAACAGATATTTAATGAAAAGTTTGAATTTGAAAGCAGAAAACTGGTATTTGAAAAAAGCGGATTTAAATTTATGAATGTCAGAAACTGGGATGTTGCTACATATGTTGAAAAACAGGCTGCTGATATTGGAGTTGTAGGTTTTGATGTAATAACTGAGCTTAATTCTGATGTGCTTGAACTTTTTGATCTGGGGCTTGGAAAATGCAGGGTTTCAGTTGCCGGGATAAAAGGTGATGATTCTTATAAAAACAAAACCCAGATAGTTGTAGCCACAAAGCTTGTTAATATTGCTAAAAATTATTTTAATCAAAAAGGAATTCCTGCTAAAATTATTAAGCTTAACGGTTCTATTGAATTAGCCCCTCTTGTGGGACTCAGCGATGTGATTGTAGATATTGTCCAAACTGGCGGAACTTTAAGGGAAAACGGAATGGAGGAAAAAGAAGTTATTATGTATTCATCCGCAAGACTTATTGCTAATAAAAATTCTTTTATTGAAAAGAAAAAAGAAATTTTGGATTTGCTTGATAGGATAAAGGAAGTTTATAAAACTAGAAAGAAATGA
- a CDS encoding tyrosine-type recombinase/integrase: MSRYLEAFLEYLLINKGVSQNTYEAYKRDLVQFEKFIEKPIIEADSQDVIKFLSSIENKRSLNRKLSAINSFFDFAYKRNFVGEKFKIKQAKIPKTLPKYLTKEEILNAISHIDSNASWFELRDRALILFLYATGLRISEALNTKTGDIENGWVKVEMAKGEKQRIVPIADIALNALKEYLHKRPCSTEIIFVNKNCDKLSRISAFNITKKYLNVSPHVLRHSFATALVLGGADLRVVQELLGHASLNTTQIYTHIQKENLKETVLKYHPLEEL, encoded by the coding sequence TTGAGTAGGTATTTAGAGGCTTTTTTAGAATATCTGCTGATAAACAAAGGCGTAAGCCAAAATACATATGAGGCATATAAAAGGGATCTGGTCCAGTTTGAAAAATTTATTGAAAAGCCGATTATTGAAGCAGATTCTCAGGATGTAATTAAATTTCTTTCAAGTATTGAGAATAAAAGAAGTCTAAACAGAAAATTAAGCGCAATTAATTCATTTTTTGATTTTGCATATAAAAGGAATTTTGTCGGTGAAAAATTTAAAATTAAACAGGCAAAAATACCAAAGACACTTCCAAAATATTTAACAAAAGAAGAAATTTTAAATGCAATATCGCATATAGATTCAAATGCCTCATGGTTTGAATTAAGAGACAGGGCATTGATTTTGTTTTTATATGCCACAGGTCTTAGAATAAGTGAAGCGTTGAATACAAAAACAGGTGATATAGAAAACGGATGGGTGAAAGTTGAAATGGCAAAAGGCGAAAAGCAGAGAATCGTGCCAATTGCCGATATAGCATTAAATGCCTTGAAAGAATATCTGCATAAAAGACCATGCAGCACTGAAATAATTTTTGTAAATAAAAACTGCGATAAACTTAGTCGTATTTCCGCTTTTAATATAACCAAAAAATATCTTAATGTATCTCCGCATGTACTCAGACATTCTTTTGCAACTGCACTTGTTCTGGGCGGTGCTGATTTAAGGGTGGTTCAGGAACTTTTAGGTCATGCTTCGCTGAATACTACTCAAATATATACACATATACAAAAAGAAAATCTTAAAGAAACGGTACTTAAATATCATCCTCTTGAAGAACTTTGA